A portion of the Daphnia magna isolate NIES linkage group LG4, ASM2063170v1.1, whole genome shotgun sequence genome contains these proteins:
- the LOC123471094 gene encoding secreted RxLR effector protein 161-like — protein sequence MKGYNPVGTPAEPGLPLTSSMSPQQQKEKEEMKNIPYKEAVGALLYLSTTTRPDISYAVGQVAKFSQNPGIQHWKAVKRIIRYIAGTRTYGILYSQEKGEMVTGYTDADYGGDLDDRTSTSGCVLLCSSGSISWFSRKQECTSLSTTESEFVTASEAAKEATWIRSLLKEIRRREQEPIPLLWDNQGAIRCAHNPELHRKMKPIDIRFRLVKRAQESGVIDARYVNSQDQIATIFTKPLPLPKFQYLRKKLGIIEVTTV from the coding sequence ATGAAAGGATACAACCCGGTTGGAACGCCAGCCGAACCAGGCCTACCACTCACGTCAAGCATGTCacctcaacaacaaaaagaaaaagaagaaatgaaaaatattccgTACAAGGAGGCAGTAGGTGCGCTACTATACCTATCCACAACTACAAGGCCCGACATCTCCTATGCCGTGGGCCAGGTGGCTAAGTTCAGTCAAAACCCCGGGATACAACACTGGAAGGCGGTCAAAAGAATCATCCGATACATAGCTGGTACTCGAACCTATGGCATTCTCTACTCTCAAGAGAAAGGCGAAATGGTGACGGGCTATACGGATGCTGACTACGGTGGGGACCTAGATGATAGGACCTCAACATCTGGATGCGTATTACTATGCAGCAGCGGATCAATCTCCTGGTTTAGCCGCAAACAAGAATGCACCTCACTGTCTACAACGGAGTCGGAGTTCGTAACGGCGAGTGAAGCAGCTAAAGAAGCCACTTGGATTAGGTCACTCCTCAAAGAGATCCGGAGAAGAGAACAGGAACCGATTCCGCTTTTGTGGGATAACCAAGGTGCCATCCGGTGCGCGCACAACCCTGAGCTACACAGAAAAATGAAACCCATTGACATCCGATTCCGGTTGGTCAAACGAGCACAGGAGAGTGGGGTGATTGATGCCCGGTATGTCAATTCACAAGATCAAATAGCCACCATCTTCACGAAGCCCCTACCTCTTCCAAAATTCCAATACCTCAGGAAGAAACTGGGAATAATTGAAGTGACTACTGTGTAA